The genomic DNA CCTTAAAAAATTAACATTAATGTCATCAAAATTATTCCGTATAATTTCATTTATTTCTCTTTTATCGGCACAATTAATTAATTTTTTGATTAAATTTAGATGACTTTTATTGTGTTGCTTATTCATATTGATGAGAACCTTAACTATTCAAAAAGTCGTCTCTAAGTTTATCCACATCTTTCTTCTCTCTAATTCGTATACTCTTATACTTATCGAAGTTCTTTTTGAAGATCACTTGTAGCAAATTCTCAATCTCTTCCATACTCACCCCATCCAACTCTTCCATCGCAAGTTCCTCAAAAGTTTTAGTTAATGCGAAACCAACAATGACGACAAATGTTGCTGCTGTACCTCCCGCAAAACTAGAAGTAATCGGATCAAAAACGAAGAAATCAGCAATTGTAGTCGCGGCAAGAGTCACTAAAGCCTCTTTTGATGTCGTGATTTGTGTCCAGAGACTTGTCATGCCTTTAATCTTATTAAATTGGTACAAGGCAGCTATCTCGTTCCACAGAACTGTTTGAGCAATTAAAGCAGCAGCAGGAGTCGTAAACCAAAACGGGACAAAACCCGTACTGAAACATGCAATTGCAGATGTAACTATATATCCCAGAGCCACAAAGCGTTTAGCTTTTACATCAACAACCTGTCTAGCAATAAAGGCATCACCTAACACTTTGGGTAATAGTTCAGTAGTTCTCTTTACTAGTTCATTTAGACCAAAAGGCTCAAGTTTCAGTTGCTCTAAAGGTGAAGCCGAAACTTCTATGATGTTATAAACTTTCTTGAAATCAAGGCTATCAATTGCTCCTATTATGCCATCTATTTCCTTTCTTGCAGCGCG from Okeanomitos corallinicola TIOX110 includes the following:
- a CDS encoding GTPase domain-containing protein — its product is MTNLRENVDDFVQEIKSLNILVMGKIGVGKSTLINAIFGEETAKTGAGFPVTQYFEKYLIEEEGSIPIVLYDSAGCELGREDSFIDDTSKFLDGQLGKGAEEQIHVAWYLVSAPSARFEPFEAVIINKLYEQRIPVIIVLSQCDRAARKEIDGIIGAIDSLDFKKVYNIIEVSASPLEQLKLEPFGLNELVKRTTELLPKVLGDAFIARQVVDVKAKRFVALGYIVTSAIACFSTGFVPFWFTTPAAALIAQTVLWNEIAALYQFNKIKGMTSLWTQITTSKEALVTLAATTIADFFVFDPITSSFAGGTAATFVVIVGFALTKTFEELAMEELDGVSMEEIENLLQVIFKKNFDKYKSIRIREKKDVDKLRDDFLNS